Genomic DNA from Rubinisphaera margarita:
CCCGTCGGGCAGGCCTGATCACAATCGCTTGACGTGGATGGCAGCCTCGGGCAAGGTGATACAAACTCTTCACCCGCCCTTTTGAGGAAACGACCATGCGTTACATGCTGCTGTCTGCGATGATTCTGGGACTCGTGACGACCTCTGTGCAGGCTCAAACGTACAAGACGAAGCCGAAGCAGAATCCAGCTTTCGCCGAAGTCGTCGAAGACCCGAGCCTGCCTCGTGTGCTCATCATTGGCGATTCGATTTCCATCGGTTACACGCCGGCTCTCCGCGAGCTGATGAAGGGCGAAGCCAACGTGCATCGCATCCCGACCAACGGCGGTCCGACGACTCGCGGCGTTGACAACATCGAGTCGTGGCTCGGCGACGGCAACTGGGATGTGATTCACTTCAACTGGGGCCTGCACGATCTGGTTTACATGACCAAAGACGGGCAACGGACTGAAGCCGGTGTGGGACAGCATCAGGTGCCCATCGAGCAGTACGAGCAGAATCTCCGCAAGCTCGTCAAACGCCTCAAAGAGACGGACGCCGCTCTGATCTGGCGGAACACAACGCCAGTGCCGAAGGACTCCCGGGGTCGCCTCGAAGGAGAAGAAAAGGCGTACAATGAAGTCGCCGCGAAGATCATGGCCGAGAACGGCATCCCGGTCGATGACCATCACACATTCGTGATGCAGCACATGTCTGAAGTTCAGAAGCCGAAGGATGTGCACTTCACCAGTAACGGGTCCGCACGCCTCGCCGAACTGGCCGCGAAATCCATCCGCAAGGAACTCAAGAAGCAGGACTGAGCGGAAGGCATCTCGGCTTGAAGGGTCCGGCCGTGGTGACGGTCGGACTACCCTTCAGATTCTTATTGCTCGATTACAATCGCGAGGGTTCGAATGGCGTAGCGGGCACGGTGCCTTCGATATGCTGATCGAGCAGTCTCCGCAGTCGCCGCATCAAGGGCACGAATTGGTCGTCGTCGGCCAGATTGTTGAACTCGTGAGGGTCGGTCTGGTGGTCATAGAGCTCGCGACCCTCTTCGCCGCGATTCCATTCTGTGTACCGCCAGCGATCGGTGCGAATGCTGCGGCCCATGACCGGTTCACCATCCCCTGGACGCAGCACCTGTGTGTATGCGGGGCGACTCCACTCTCGTTGAGGATTCTCCAGCAGCAGCTTGAGCGACGTGCCGGGGAGATCGTCAGGGACTTCGAGTCCACACAGATCGACGACCGTCGGATAGATGTCGATGAACTCGACGATCTTCTCACAGGCCGTGCCGTTTCCGCTGGCCCCTGGCTCGCGAATCAACAGCGGTGCCCCCGCCGACTCTTCGAACAGACACCGCTTCTGCCAGATGCCGTTATGTTCGCCCAGGTGATAACCGTGATCGGACCAGAGAACCACGGTGGTTGAGTCGGCAAGTCCTTCTTCGTCGAGAGCCTTCAGCAGGCGGCCGACCTGCGCATCGACGAACGACACGCAGGCATAGTACGCCTGCAGCGACTTGCGACAGGTGAGTTCATCGAGTCCGTAGTTCGGAATCGGG
This window encodes:
- a CDS encoding SGNH/GDSL hydrolase family protein; amino-acid sequence: MRYMLLSAMILGLVTTSVQAQTYKTKPKQNPAFAEVVEDPSLPRVLIIGDSISIGYTPALRELMKGEANVHRIPTNGGPTTRGVDNIESWLGDGNWDVIHFNWGLHDLVYMTKDGQRTEAGVGQHQVPIEQYEQNLRKLVKRLKETDAALIWRNTTPVPKDSRGRLEGEEKAYNEVAAKIMAENGIPVDDHHTFVMQHMSEVQKPKDVHFTSNGSARLAELAAKSIRKELKKQD